A DNA window from Barnesiella intestinihominis YIT 11860 contains the following coding sequences:
- a CDS encoding SMODS domain-containing nucleotidyltransferase has translation MDTVRKRGEIISIEQRSLVSQRYRRITRAVNSEFWGSTSETAHSLYVGSYGRGTAIDTSDIDILVELPRDEYNKYDTLRGNGQSRLLQALKNAILQTYPNSDIHGDGQVVVINFSDGIKFEVLPAFRQLDWWGNWNGKYDYPDSNMGGNWLTTNPKSEQQAMKEKNVASNGLLFDTCKHMREIRDNYFRSYHLPGIVIDSFVYHNIADWHWLREGEQSSNQPIGTYEKRLYDSCPVWSFNLTAPGSNMPVDTYKYIDVLIKVLKYMTEE, from the coding sequence ATGGATACAGTTAGAAAAAGAGGCGAAATAATTAGCATTGAACAGCGTTCGTTAGTATCTCAGAGATATAGACGTATAACAAGAGCGGTTAATTCGGAATTTTGGGGTAGCACCAGCGAAACTGCTCATAGTTTATATGTGGGCTCTTATGGTAGAGGTACTGCTATTGATACAAGTGACATTGATATACTTGTCGAATTGCCACGAGACGAATATAATAAATATGACACACTAAGAGGAAATGGTCAGTCCAGATTACTACAAGCATTGAAGAATGCAATTTTACAAACCTATCCGAACAGTGATATTCATGGAGATGGGCAAGTCGTTGTGATAAACTTTTCCGATGGGATTAAATTTGAAGTTCTACCAGCTTTTCGTCAATTAGATTGGTGGGGTAATTGGAATGGGAAATACGACTATCCAGATTCAAATATGGGTGGCAACTGGTTGACAACTAATCCCAAAAGCGAGCAACAGGCAATGAAGGAAAAAAATGTTGCAAGCAATGGTTTGTTATTCGACACATGTAAGCACATGCGTGAAATTCGTGATAACTATTTTAGGAGTTACCATCTTCCGGGAATCGTGATTGATAGTTTTGTTTATCATAATATTGCTGATTGGCACTGGCTAAGAGAAGGAGAACAAAGTTCTAATCAACCAATAGGAACTTACGAAAAAAGGCTTTATGATTCATGCCCTGTTTGGAGCTTTAATCTGACAGCACCAGGAAGCAACATGCCAGTAGATACATATAAATACATTGATGTATTAATCAAAGTTTTAAAATACATGACAGAAGAATAA
- a CDS encoding metallophosphoesterase has product MNHSNTFSLSFPEAKTIIVSGDIHGDFNQLVFKLCIQYKLTDTLLIVAGDCGFGFEKKEYYEQMVRRNTKRMNQANNWIVFVRGNHDNPAYFEGTTFSYKRFIAVPDYTILQACNHSILCVGGAISIDRNYRINEWNKRKYRVHSNELQENDISRNLYWKNEAPIYDADKMNTICANFLIDTVVTHTAPSHCELFSKSNLNQWAENDSSLLKDVQSERKTMDMILHHLKTDNHPVNHWYYGHFHQNWHSAIDGILYQMLDIMEFSQVY; this is encoded by the coding sequence ATGAATCATAGCAACACATTCTCACTATCTTTTCCCGAAGCCAAGACAATTATTGTTTCCGGTGATATTCATGGAGATTTTAATCAATTGGTATTCAAACTCTGTATTCAATACAAGTTGACGGACACTCTATTGATTGTAGCTGGGGATTGTGGTTTTGGCTTTGAAAAGAAAGAATATTATGAGCAAATGGTTAGACGAAATACCAAGAGAATGAATCAAGCCAACAATTGGATTGTATTTGTACGTGGCAATCATGATAATCCAGCTTATTTCGAAGGAACAACATTCAGTTACAAACGTTTCATTGCTGTTCCTGATTATACTATCCTTCAAGCCTGTAATCATTCCATCCTTTGTGTAGGCGGAGCTATTTCTATTGACCGAAATTATCGCATAAATGAATGGAACAAACGGAAATATCGAGTTCACTCCAATGAGTTGCAAGAAAATGATATTTCCCGCAATTTATATTGGAAGAATGAAGCTCCTATTTACGACGCTGATAAGATGAATACCATCTGTGCAAACTTCTTGATTGATACAGTTGTCACACATACTGCGCCATCACATTGTGAGCTATTCTCAAAAAGCAACCTTAACCAATGGGCTGAGAACGATTCATCACTTCTTAAAGATGTACAATCTGAAAGAAAAACAATGGATATGATCCTGCATCATCTCAAAACTGACAATCATCCGGTGAACCATTGGTATTATGGTCATTTTCACCAAAATTGGCATTCCGCTATTGACGGAATATTATATCAGATGCTCGACATTATGGAGTTCAGCCAAGTCTATTGA
- a CDS encoding SIR2 family protein: MENNRTTFLIGAGTPLDLVLPQDVIKPSTTEITNDVRRVYTDYLTQGDTITIVDDIYNWLMKNYPPDRSNPYVGETPTPYIHFEHLFHVLEMLDAYSWVWSRNSKNPNLYPVFAPFVQPNISFDTNTLSSVMDQFILRIMDIVNGYDSNFLNYHTNEWYWKFYQQFAKDSDFFVLNYDATIEKAIGTYEDGFEADGIQNVFLRFNPKRLFENPNGLSTINHMHGCINYYFQSYKNINEDIYTFLFHDLYKYPDYATVKGLMTGRGQSQPCTQSGETYYSSPIVTGLRKTDKLNCVPFDFYHANMTNCIIRNHKLVIAGYSFGDLYCNNLLERMNFLHGDQKRIVLIDFWNIQKGDRIHGGYWLNQNQGQFLCHMTNCGDFDGVIHQLYKNENSQTGALYSDNGCLMVLPKGFKHAATCSNEIVAFLNS, encoded by the coding sequence ATGGAAAATAATCGTACAACATTTTTGATAGGCGCAGGAACACCGCTTGACTTGGTTTTACCACAAGATGTGATTAAACCTTCAACTACAGAAATCACAAATGATGTTCGTAGGGTCTACACAGATTATCTTACTCAAGGTGATACAATAACTATTGTAGATGATATCTACAACTGGCTAATGAAAAATTATCCACCAGACCGTTCTAATCCATATGTAGGTGAAACACCTACCCCTTATATTCATTTTGAACATTTGTTTCACGTATTAGAGATGTTAGATGCTTACAGTTGGGTATGGAGCAGAAACAGTAAAAACCCAAATCTATATCCGGTTTTCGCTCCTTTTGTCCAACCTAATATAAGTTTTGACACTAATACACTTAGTTCTGTCATGGACCAATTTATCCTTAGAATAATGGATATTGTGAATGGATATGATTCTAATTTCTTAAATTATCACACTAATGAATGGTATTGGAAATTTTATCAACAGTTTGCTAAAGACAGTGACTTCTTTGTGTTAAACTATGACGCCACGATAGAAAAGGCAATTGGTACTTACGAGGATGGATTTGAAGCGGATGGTATTCAAAATGTATTTCTACGATTCAATCCCAAAAGGCTGTTTGAAAATCCTAATGGCTTATCTACGATAAATCATATGCATGGATGTATAAATTATTACTTCCAATCATATAAAAATATTAATGAAGATATCTATACTTTTCTATTCCATGACTTATATAAATATCCTGACTATGCAACAGTTAAAGGATTGATGACAGGACGAGGACAAAGCCAGCCATGCACCCAATCAGGAGAAACATACTATTCTTCTCCTATCGTTACAGGATTGCGTAAAACGGACAAGCTAAACTGTGTTCCATTTGACTTTTATCATGCCAATATGACCAATTGTATTATCAGAAATCACAAACTGGTAATTGCAGGATATAGCTTTGGAGATTTGTATTGTAATAACCTCTTGGAAAGAATGAATTTCTTGCATGGCGACCAAAAACGTATCGTACTTATTGATTTTTGGAATATTCAAAAAGGAGATAGAATACATGGAGGATATTGGCTAAATCAAAATCAAGGACAATTTCTTTGTCACATGACCAATTGTGGTGATTTCGACGGAGTTATTCATCAACTATATAAAAACGAAAATTCTCAAACAGGTGCCTTATACAGTGACAATGGATGCCTAATGGTATTACCAAAAGGATTCAAACATGCAGCAACTTGCAGTAATGAGATTGTTGCTTTCCTAAACTCATAA
- a CDS encoding SLATT domain-containing protein, translated as MDEQIKILYREILERFNKIIWTHKIHLCQANIYLSKKKKQNQILLVFSVLVSASAITNIFKWLPEIVIVPLMAFLALTLTYFTTKYKAENLEKKAADSERFAAVMHDLRNKYAGFLSDIKAELYTKEQISKKRTELEHIENIVYSGLVPQTSKEAVDAASFALKNKQESTTTNEEILQMISDNLQV; from the coding sequence ATGGACGAACAAATAAAAATTCTTTATAGGGAGATTCTTGAGCGTTTTAACAAAATAATTTGGACGCACAAAATTCATTTATGTCAAGCGAATATATACCTATCAAAGAAGAAAAAACAAAATCAGATTCTTTTAGTATTTTCTGTTTTGGTATCAGCTTCTGCAATTACCAATATATTCAAGTGGCTACCTGAAATTGTCATTGTCCCATTAATGGCTTTCTTAGCGTTGACATTAACATATTTCACCACCAAATACAAAGCTGAAAATCTAGAAAAGAAGGCAGCTGACAGCGAAAGATTTGCTGCTGTTATGCACGATTTGCGCAATAAGTATGCGGGATTCTTATCAGATATAAAGGCAGAGCTGTACACAAAAGAACAAATTTCTAAAAAGCGAACAGAATTAGAACATATAGAAAATATAGTTTATTCGGGGCTTGTTCCACAAACATCAAAAGAAGCAGTAGATGCAGCATCTTTTGCATTAAAAAACAAACAAGAATCAACTACCACAAACGAAGAAATTCTCCAAATGATTTCTGACAACTTGCAAGTATAA
- a CDS encoding helix-turn-helix domain-containing protein produces the protein MKLNRIKAVLSEKGISQTWLAKKLDKSFSMVNAYACNRIQPNLETLQQIAEILQVDLKDLITDKKDR, from the coding sequence ATGAAACTAAATAGAATAAAGGCTGTATTATCTGAAAAAGGTATCTCTCAGACATGGTTGGCAAAGAAACTCGATAAGAGTTTCAGTATGGTCAATGCTTATGCTTGTAATAGGATTCAACCAAATTTAGAGACCTTGCAACAGATAGCAGAGATATTGCAGGTCGATTTGAAGGATTTGATAACCGACAAAAAGGATAGGTGA
- a CDS encoding DNA modification system-associated small protein: MAKGIDPKFVHYGIRKDDLSMIEAICEVEGIDFEWLSEDILKAYHAKKVDVIEMSDNETEDIIRNAIQKIRQ; this comes from the coding sequence ATGGCTAAAGGTATAGATCCGAAATTTGTTCACTACGGTATTCGTAAGGATGACTTGTCAATGATAGAAGCTATTTGCGAAGTTGAAGGGATAGACTTTGAATGGCTCAGTGAAGATATTCTGAAGGCCTATCATGCCAAAAAGGTTGATGTGATAGAAATGAGTGATAATGAAACGGAAGACATCATCCGTAATGCAATCCAAAAAATACGTCAATAA